The genomic DNA TTATCGGAGTCGTACGAGGCAAAGCGCATAACTGCGAGTATCCACTGCGGAGGTGAACAATGTTCGGAAGCTGTTCACCTCCTTGCTCCAAGCCGGCATAGTTGTATTAGCCACACTTTGTAGTATTTTTGTTGAACTTATGCAAGTCCAGTGCCTTCGTTCCGGTCACAAAACTTGCAGAGAAGATAATGCAAGTTTTGCGCCCTACACTCAGTCACGGGACTTGCTAGTATTAGTACGGCTTGGAGACATTGAGAAAATGGAAAGAAAAATGCTTGGGGCATTTTCTTCCCATTTTCTCAACGTCGGATACTCTTTACGTTAGTTGCAATTTTAGACTTGACCATGTTTTTCTAGGGACTAATGCTCGGACTTTATTGATGTAGGTTTCTCGACGTCCGTGTCTCGAAAGACTGGTTTAAGGTATTGACAATTATCAAAGATTGATTAGTATAAGTTTTGAAAAATTAGGAGATAAAAACATGAAAAGAAATTATTCTTTAAATTTAAAACGCGGGATGACTCTCGTAGAACTCTCTGTTGTAGTCTTAATTCTTGGTGCAATAATTGCACTCGTTGCTTTTAACATCGATGTTATTGGAACCAAAGAGTCAGTGAACAAATTAAAATTAAAAAAAGATTCACAAGAATTGCAAATCGCTCTTGAGCAATACACAAATAAATATGGAAGAATGCCAACTGAAGAACAAGGATTATCCGCTTTAGTTGAGAAACCAAATTCCGGAGAAGTTCCAGAAAATTACAAACCAATCCTGAATAATAAGTCTTCAATTTTAGACCCATGGAAAACAGAATATAAACTCAGAATAGATTCAAATGGAGACTATGAAATAATAACTCTCGGTATGGATAAAAAAGAAGGCGGAGAGGGAAAAAATACTGACTTTAATATTTTGAAAGCAGACAATTACCCGAAAGAATTTCAATAAAAAATTAGCCGTGAAAAAGCATTTTTCAGAAAATATATTGAATAGGCTGTTACAAAAGTAAAATGGAAATTACAAAATAAGGCTTTCTTTTTTTATTAGATTGTAAGATAATGAAACTATGGAAGTAGGAAGTCTAGAAATCAAGATAACTGGCAAAAACAAGAAAGGAATCCCTATATCTCCAAAGACTTTAGAAATGAGAGATGTAGAATTATTGCTTAATTCTGCGAGTGACCTCCTTTTCCCAGATAAAAAACTAAGAGAAGATGCCTATATACAATTTCAAGATAGCTCCCTTAAAACAGTAATCGCATCAGCTATGGTTGTGATTTCTAGTTTCACTCAGAATTTATCACACCTTGAAAATAATTCATCTTTAAGTTCTTTTCCGAAATCCTTTCAAAATGCTATGGAATCATTGCAGAATTATGTGATAAAAAATGGCTATGAAATTTTTATCAAAACTTCATTAAAAGATTCCCCTACAATTAAAATTAATTCTCAAACAAAATACTTTGTTTCTAAACCTATTTTGGTAGATACAGAATTATATATGTATGGCAAAATAATGGATGCAGGTGGTGCACCTGGTAATATGAATATTCATTTGCAGACTAATGACGGTATAATAGTATTAGACACAACAGAAGAATATTTATCTGGTTTTGAGAATAACTTACTTTTTAAAAATTATGAAGTTCATGTTTCTGCGAAGCAAAATTGGCAGAATGGAGAAATTGAACCTAGGACATACAAGGTAATTAGTATGAGAGAATTCAATCCTGCCTATGACAAAAAATATAACGATAAACAGACAAACAAGGCTTCTAAATGGATGTCGAAATATAAACCAAATGAAATATTGAGTGTAATCCGTGGGGAAAAGTAATATTACGTCTGAAAATCTTTCCGATTACACTGGTATTATTTTGGATACTAGTTTCTTGGTTGCAATTCGAGATTCAAGGAATCCATTTTATAAAGAATCAAATAAGTATTTTCAGCATTTTCTGGATAACAAAATACCCTGCTATATATCTGTAATATCTATTGGGGAATATTGTGTTAAGGGAAATGAAGACGAGCTCCCATTGCAGGATACTAGAACTATAATATATGATGCGTATCACGCAAAGATAGCAGGCAACTTAGCAGCTATTTTATTTTCAGAAAGAATAAAAAAACAATTAGATGTAACGGAAAGAATTATAATTCCAAATGATGTAAAAATATTTGCTCAAGCAGAGGCGAACAAAGACATATCTCATTGTATAACTAGCGATAGAGATTTCAAGACAATCTATGAATCTTTAAAAAAGAATAAAAAATTGCCTAGACTAAATATTCTTGATTCATCCAAACCTTTTAATGAAGAAATGAGAATTTTAATTCAGGCGTAGTAACCTCAAAATAATATTGACTGGCATAAATTAATTACGCGCCTAACGTTGAGTTTGCGGAAATTGCTACCGAATAGATTTGACAAGCAACTTCGCAAACCCAACATATTTGAAAAGATTTAGTAATTGTGTAACGGAGTAAGTATTACACTCGACCTCGTGTCGAGGCTGGTTCTAGTAGAGGCATTAGTCAGACTTTTTAGTATTACGCAAGTCTAAAACAGCAACTAACTGCGAGTATCCACTGCGGCGACTCACTAAGCTCGGATGATGTGAGTCACCTTGCTCCAAGCCGGCTTAGTTGTATTAGCCAGACTTTGCAGTATTTTTGTTGAACTTACGCAAGTCCAGTGCCTTCGTTCCGGTCACAAAACTTGCAAGAGAATAATGCAAGTTTTGCGCCCTACACTCAGTCACGGGACTTGCTAGTAGTTGGTCGGCTCGGAGACATTGAAAAAATGACAAGAAAAATTCTTGGGGAATTTTCTTGTCATTTTTTCAACGTCGGATACTCTTAACGTTAGGCGATATTTTTAGCAACTTTAAGAATGGATGTAAAATATTTCTATAAATTTGATTTTAAGAATTGGAGAAGAATATGGATGAAATGACAAATAAAATTATTGAAGAATGTACAAAAATTGTAAATGAACTTTTCGATGAAGATGAAGGATCAGACAAAATATGGACACAAAGATTTAAAAGGGGATTAGTAAAACTTGCTAAACAAAACGGATTTGCAGTTTATACAAGTGGTGTTGAAGATACTAGTAAAGATTGGAATGAGTGGTTATGGGATTTAGTTTGGGCAGAACAAAAATCAATTCCTGAGACGGGAGAAGAAATGATAATACATCTACCATTAATCGCAGAAATAGAATGGAAAACTAGTTACGAAGAAATTTTGCAAGATTTTGAAAAATTGGTTTTTGGAATTGCTGATTATAAATTGTATATTTTTACTAAAACTGAAAATCCCAAATCAATTTCAGATTTTTGTCGAACATTAAGGAATGAGATTAAATCTGATAAACATGGTAAATATTTATTATTGGGAATTCCATCTTTATATCAAGATAGAGAAATATATATTGATTCCTTTTGATTTTAAATTTATTTTTGAACTAGTAAGTATTATTTAAATGAATGATTTTCTTTTCGTAAATATAAAATTGGAATATAGCTATTAGAAAAATTATTTATGAATGAAATAGCTAAAAACATCGCCTAACTGCGAGTATCCACTGCGGTAACGCACTATGTTCGGATGCTGTGCGTCACCTTGCTCCAAGCAGGCAAAGTCGTGTTAGTCAAACTGTGTAGTATTTTTGTTGAACTTACGCAAGTCCAGTGCCTTCGTTCCGGTCACAAAGCTTGCAAGAGAATAATGCAAGTTTTGCGCCCTACACTCAGTCACGGGACTTGCTAGTAATTGGTCGGCTTGGAGACATGACTTTGAAACTCAAAAGGTGCTACCGCACTTTCGAGTTTCAAAGTCACGTCGGATACTCTTAACGTTATGCGTGATTTTGGCTAAACCTCAAAAAAAGATTAAAAAAT from Leptospiraceae bacterium includes the following:
- a CDS encoding type II secretion system protein GspG, yielding MKRNYSLNLKRGMTLVELSVVVLILGAIIALVAFNIDVIGTKESVNKLKLKKDSQELQIALEQYTNKYGRMPTEEQGLSALVEKPNSGEVPENYKPILNNKSSILDPWKTEYKLRIDSNGDYEIITLGMDKKEGGEGKNTDFNILKADNYPKEFQ
- a CDS encoding PIN domain-containing protein, yielding MGKSNITSENLSDYTGIILDTSFLVAIRDSRNPFYKESNKYFQHFLDNKIPCYISVISIGEYCVKGNEDELPLQDTRTIIYDAYHAKIAGNLAAILFSERIKKQLDVTERIIIPNDVKIFAQAEANKDISHCITSDRDFKTIYESLKKNKKLPRLNILDSSKPFNEEMRILIQA